The Candidatus Flexicrinis affinis genome has a segment encoding these proteins:
- a CDS encoding recombinase family protein, protein MKRNPPSHIERRVALCYIRLSQTKNESDLKSPERQRANLQAACDKYGWIPEWYADAEKHKSGTKESNRPQWLLLKARVNDPDVAVLAVNDTSRAMRNTWRALKLFDELSSSDVKLYVAVSDRMMDIKTPDGRMSLFMQAFIDEMYALDGSRRASDSIRHRKSRQITVGMPPFGTVRNAHGYLIPSGAGAWKLPAGGWQGGESGGESPVEGAVWRSYHDAARRVLELYAENKGGYSRIAKSLTREGWAFRDRWGIPRLFSSDDVRRVVANWREYAGIVTDGRAKERVAHETEDNAAVLYDTGRAVFSLDLLRRVARVQEQRSVTTRPTGSVDRVYPYGLLRLLYCARCEAIAREEGNLRRRSRLSGTNMDRPRYRHAEGVRCGCTRRSVRADQIEGDFLRLVQLMTLKPEAHQLMLELALRTSQADVEREGFEAERRAAIAVLKQQLANLLDLYKNAVITAEEFYRDRGDRERQIAFWEARTTDHQKKALELEHVMAAFSRLIDLWADADSDERSRLAASLFEYLVVDLDDGRIVDFRLHPWADQYLCLRAELFDDDDGPDDPEDGSNGHGELEGTKNRFTTPDSDEAIYDPNGRVFGRYPIARIRLRIHPALALYGFRTNTARQCA, encoded by the coding sequence ATGAAACGGAATCCCCCTTCGCACATCGAACGCCGCGTCGCCCTCTGTTACATCCGCCTCTCCCAGACGAAGAACGAGTCCGACCTCAAGAGCCCCGAACGGCAACGCGCCAACCTACAAGCGGCTTGTGACAAGTACGGCTGGATACCCGAGTGGTACGCCGACGCCGAGAAGCACAAGTCCGGGACGAAGGAGAGCAACCGCCCGCAGTGGCTGCTTCTGAAGGCGCGCGTCAATGACCCGGACGTCGCCGTCTTGGCGGTCAACGATACCTCGCGAGCCATGCGCAATACGTGGCGTGCGTTGAAGCTGTTCGACGAACTCTCCAGCAGCGACGTGAAACTGTACGTCGCGGTGTCCGACCGCATGATGGACATCAAGACGCCGGACGGACGGATGAGTCTTTTCATGCAGGCGTTCATCGATGAGATGTACGCGCTAGACGGATCACGGCGAGCCAGCGACAGCATCCGGCACCGCAAGAGCAGGCAGATCACGGTCGGAATGCCGCCGTTCGGAACGGTGCGAAACGCGCATGGTTATCTCATTCCGTCGGGGGCCGGCGCGTGGAAACTGCCCGCGGGCGGATGGCAAGGTGGAGAGAGCGGCGGCGAATCCCCTGTTGAGGGGGCCGTATGGCGGAGCTACCACGACGCAGCCCGACGGGTCCTCGAGCTATACGCCGAGAACAAGGGTGGTTACAGCCGCATCGCCAAATCGCTCACCCGCGAAGGATGGGCGTTCCGGGATCGGTGGGGGATTCCGCGACTGTTCAGCAGTGACGACGTGCGCCGCGTCGTAGCCAACTGGCGTGAGTACGCAGGCATCGTGACGGATGGTCGGGCCAAGGAGCGAGTGGCACACGAGACGGAAGACAACGCCGCGGTCCTGTACGATACCGGGCGCGCCGTGTTCAGCCTCGACCTCCTTCGCCGTGTGGCACGGGTGCAGGAGCAGCGCAGTGTGACGACACGTCCGACCGGATCGGTCGATCGGGTGTATCCGTACGGACTGCTCCGGTTGCTGTACTGCGCCAGATGCGAAGCGATCGCGCGCGAGGAAGGCAATCTGCGGCGCAGATCGCGCCTGAGTGGGACGAACATGGATCGTCCGCGCTACCGGCACGCGGAAGGCGTACGGTGCGGGTGTACCCGGCGATCGGTGCGCGCAGACCAGATCGAAGGCGACTTCCTGCGGCTCGTGCAGCTCATGACGTTGAAGCCGGAAGCCCATCAGCTCATGCTGGAACTGGCGCTGCGGACGAGTCAGGCCGACGTAGAACGCGAGGGCTTCGAAGCCGAGCGGCGTGCCGCCATTGCCGTACTCAAGCAACAATTGGCGAATCTGCTGGACCTGTATAAGAACGCGGTCATCACGGCTGAGGAGTTCTATCGGGATCGCGGAGATCGCGAGCGGCAGATCGCGTTCTGGGAAGCGCGGACAACGGATCACCAGAAGAAGGCGCTCGAGCTGGAACACGTGATGGCGGCGTTCAGCCGATTGATCGATCTGTGGGCCGACGCGGATAGCGACGAAAGATCTCGGCTCGCTGCAAGTCTGTTTGAGTACCTCGTCGTTGACCTGGATGATGGAAGAATCGTGGATTTCCGACTGCATCCCTGGGCGGACCAATACCTGTGTCTGCGAGCAGAGCTGTTTGACGATGACGACGGGCCTGACGATCCTGAGGACGGATCAAACGGCCACGGGGAGCTTGAGGGAACGAAAAACCGCTTCACCACACCTGACAGTGATGAAGCGATTTATGACCCCAACGGGCGCGTTTTCGGGCGGTATCCCATCGCTCGGATCCGCCTCAGGATTCATCCTGCGCTGGCTCTATACGGCTTCAGAACCAACACGGCCCGACAATGCGCTTAA